Proteins encoded by one window of Acidobacteriota bacterium:
- a CDS encoding AarF/UbiB family protein, with protein MADPAPHSPPPALEDFVVQPVRRPGGLPRRCLTIGRHLMGLVYGRLLASVRDRPERAKSGLAYRLEWLLAILLRPLFAASKLIPLPFPVQLRRRLEMLGPTYIKLGQVLSLRSDILPRPVTDELKNLLDRLPVVPFEAFLERVRNDLGKPVERVFDWIDPEPLGSASIAQTHRGTLKNGQAVILKVVKPGIRETLERDSKLLWLLARILQGFFPRYQPKRMIDEFVAYTRREVDLRLEADNAEIFAANFADLPDIVFPAIYRHASGANLLTMEYLSGERPDSLRARNLAEGERRRLIERGASAIIRMIYRDGFFHADLHPGNLLVLPGPKLGFIDLGMVGRFDDELRRTLLYYFYCLVMGDAENAARYLASTAKAGVGARPAAFRREVAEICRRWHRSAKFADFSLGQLILESVERGARHRLFFPVEMVLMTKALVTFEGVGHILEPEFDVVAVSQQPIQALLLQQLNPLRLVEAGLRSAPEIFDAMIKTPALVSEAMRLLEAQNRQPPENPIGGLHGALFGGFCLLSGVVLWVSDGPLWAALALAGLGFLVGLFARR; from the coding sequence ATGGCCGACCCTGCCCCGCACTCCCCGCCGCCAGCTCTCGAAGACTTCGTGGTGCAGCCAGTGCGCCGCCCCGGAGGCCTGCCGCGACGCTGCTTGACCATCGGCCGCCACCTGATGGGGCTGGTCTATGGCCGCCTGCTGGCCTCGGTCCGAGATCGACCGGAACGCGCCAAGTCGGGCCTGGCCTACCGCCTCGAGTGGCTCCTCGCAATCCTGCTGCGCCCGCTGTTCGCCGCTTCCAAGCTGATTCCTCTGCCCTTCCCGGTGCAGCTCCGGCGACGCCTCGAGATGCTCGGACCGACCTACATCAAGCTCGGCCAGGTTCTCAGTCTGCGCTCCGACATCCTGCCCCGCCCGGTCACGGACGAGCTCAAGAACCTGCTCGATCGCCTGCCGGTGGTGCCCTTCGAGGCCTTTCTCGAACGCGTTCGCAACGATCTCGGCAAGCCCGTCGAGCGGGTCTTCGACTGGATCGATCCGGAACCGCTGGGCTCGGCCTCCATCGCGCAGACCCACCGCGGCACCTTGAAGAACGGTCAGGCGGTGATCCTCAAAGTGGTCAAGCCCGGCATTCGAGAAACCCTGGAGCGCGATTCCAAGCTCCTTTGGCTGCTCGCTCGCATTCTCCAGGGCTTCTTTCCGCGCTACCAGCCGAAGCGCATGATCGACGAGTTCGTCGCCTATACGCGGCGCGAGGTCGATCTCCGCCTCGAGGCCGACAACGCCGAGATCTTCGCCGCCAACTTCGCGGATCTGCCGGACATCGTGTTTCCGGCGATCTATCGCCACGCCAGTGGGGCCAACCTGCTCACCATGGAGTACTTGTCCGGCGAACGGCCGGACTCGCTGCGCGCCCGCAACCTCGCCGAGGGCGAGCGTCGCCGGCTGATCGAGCGCGGCGCTTCGGCGATCATCCGGATGATCTACCGCGACGGCTTTTTCCACGCCGACCTCCATCCCGGCAACCTCCTCGTCCTGCCCGGGCCCAAGCTCGGCTTCATCGACCTCGGCATGGTGGGACGCTTCGACGACGAGCTGCGCCGCACGCTGCTCTACTACTTCTACTGCCTGGTGATGGGCGACGCCGAGAACGCCGCGCGCTATCTCGCCAGCACCGCCAAGGCCGGCGTCGGAGCGCGCCCGGCGGCCTTTCGTCGCGAGGTGGCGGAGATCTGTCGCCGCTGGCATCGCTCGGCCAAGTTCGCCGACTTCTCCCTCGGCCAGCTGATCCTCGAATCGGTCGAGCGCGGTGCCCGCCACCGCCTGTTCTTCCCGGTCGAAATGGTCTTGATGACCAAGGCCCTGGTGACCTTCGAGGGCGTCGGCCACATCCTCGAGCCGGAGTTCGATGTCGTCGCCGTCTCCCAGCAGCCGATCCAGGCCTTGCTCCTGCAGCAGCTCAACCCCTTGCGGTTGGTCGAGGCCGGTTTGCGCAGTGCGCCGGAGATCTTTGACGCCATGATCAAAACACCGGCCTTGGTGAGCGAAGCGATGCGGCTGCTCGAAGCTCAGAACCGGCAGCCGCCGGAAAACCCCATCGGCGGCCTGCACGGCGCTCTCTTCGGAGGTTTCTGCTTGCTCTCGGGGGTGGTGCTGTGGGTCAGCGACGGCCCCCTGTGGGCGGCCCTCGCGCTCGCCGGCCTCGGTTTCTTGGTCGGCCTCTTCGCCCGCCGCTAG